The following coding sequences lie in one Arachis hypogaea cultivar Tifrunner chromosome 4, arahy.Tifrunner.gnm2.J5K5, whole genome shotgun sequence genomic window:
- the LOC112795687 gene encoding UDP-glucuronate 4-epimerase 6, which produces MASPPDKSKTIKLERYNSYIRRVNSTKLLNASSKLLFRATILVALILVFLFTFNYPPLNSSPSSNNNNNNNHHRHRFLSSAFGGGGVGGASWEKQVRHSSTPRRPNGMSVLVTGAAGFVGSHCSLALKKRGDGVLGLDNFNSYYDPSLKRARQDLLSKHQIFIVEGDLNDTPLLKKLFDVVPFTHILHLAAQAGVRYAMQNPQSYVASNIAGFVNLLEVAKAANPQPSIVWASSSSVYGLNTQNPFSELHRTDQPASLYAATKKAGEEIAHTYNHIYGLSLTGLRFFTVYGPWGRPDMAYFFFTKDILQGKGIDVYQTQDGKEVARDFTYIDDVVKGCVGALDTAEKSTGSGGKKRGPAQLRIYNLGNTSPVPVGKLVGILESLLNVKAKKHVIKMPRNGDVPYTHANVSLAFRDFGYKPTTDLASGLRKFVKWYVGYYGIQPRVKKEIPNASEQPEDSA; this is translated from the coding sequence ATGGCTTCTCCTCCAGATAAAAGCAAAACAATAAAGCTGGAAAGATACAACAGCTACATCCGAAGAGTAAACAGCACCAAACTTTTGAACGCTTCTTCCAAGCTTCTTTTCCGAGCAACAATTCTCGTAGCTCTTATCCTTGTATTCCTCTTCACCTTCAACTACCCTCCACTCAACTCATCTCCTTCtagtaacaacaacaacaacaacaaccaccaccgCCACCGCTTCCTCTCCTCCGCTTTCGGCGGAGGAGGCGTGGGAGGCGCATCCTGGGAGAAGCAAGTCCGCCACTCCTCCACCCCACGCCGCCCCAACGGCATGTCGGTGCTGGTCACCGGCGCCGCAGGCTTCGTGGGGTCCCACTGCTCTCTCGCACTCAAGAAACGCGGCGACGGCGTCCTCGGCCTCGACAACTTCAACTCATACTACGATCCGTCGTTGAAGCGAGCACGCCAAGACCTCCTCTCAAAGCACCAAATCTTCATCGTCGAAGGTGATCTAAACGACACGCCGTTGCTCAAGAAACTCTTCGATGTCGTTCCATTCACACACATTCTCCACCTTGCCGCACAGGCTGGCGTCCGTTACGCCATGCAGAACCCCCAATCCTACGTGGCATCCAACATCGCCGGCTTCGTCAACCTTCTAGAAGTAGCGAAAGCCGCGAACCCCCAACCGTCAATAGTGTGGGCCTCTTCCAGTTCCGTCTACGGACTCAACACACAGAACCCTTTCTCAGAGCTTCACCGCACCGACCAACCGGCGAGCCTCTACGCCGCCACGAAAAAAGCCGGAGAGGAAATAGCTCACACTTATAACCATATCTACGGTCTTTCCCTCACCGGGCTGAGATTCTTCACGGTGTACGGACCTTGGGGGAGACCAGACATGGCGTACTTCTTTTTCACGAAGGACATTCTTCAAGGGAAGGGGATCGATGTTTACCAGACGCAGGACGGGAAGGAGGTGGCGCGTGATTTCACGTACATCGATGACGTGGTGAAGGGGTGCGTGGGGGCGCTGGATACGGCGGAGAAGAGCACCGGAAGCGGGGGGAAGAAGAGGGGACCGGCGCAGCTGAGGATCTATAATTTGGGGAACACGTCACCGGTGCCGGTGGGGAAGTTAGTTGGGATATTGGAGAGTCTGTTGAATGTGAAGGCGAAGAAGCACGTGATTAAGATGCCACGAAACGGCGACGTCCCATACACGCACGCTAACGTCAGCCTGGCGTTTAGGGATTTCGGGTATAAGCCAACCACGGATCTCGCCTCTGGTTTGAGGAAGTTCGTGAAGTGGTACGTTGGCTATTATGGGATCCAGCCAAGGGTAAAAAAGGAAATTCCCAACGCCAGTGAGCAACCCGAGGATTCCGCTTGA